A region of Arabidopsis thaliana chromosome 5, partial sequence DNA encodes the following proteins:
- a CDS encoding alpha/beta-Hydrolases superfamily protein (alpha/beta-Hydrolases superfamily protein; FUNCTIONS IN: catalytic activity; INVOLVED IN: biological_process unknown; LOCATED IN: cell wall, vacuole, plant-type cell wall; EXPRESSED IN: 19 plant structures; EXPRESSED DURING: 12 growth stages; CONTAINS InterPro DOMAIN/s: Alpha/beta hydrolase fold-1 (InterPro:IPR000073); BEST Arabidopsis thaliana protein match is: alpha/beta-Hydrolases superfamily protein (TAIR:AT2G36290.1); Has 866 Blast hits to 864 proteins in 211 species: Archae - 4; Bacteria - 450; Metazoa - 1; Fungi - 48; Plants - 314; Viruses - 0; Other Eukaryotes - 49 (source: NCBI BLink).), with product MMFSVTVAILVCLIGYIYRSFKPPPPRICGHPNGPPVTSPRIKLSDGRYLAYRESGVDRDNANYKIIVVHGFNSSKDTEFPIPKDVIEELGIYFVFYDRAGYGESDPHPSRTVKSEAYDIQELADKLKIGPKFYVLGISLGAYSVYSCLKYIPHRLAGAVLMVPFVNYWWTKVPQEKLSKALELMPKKDQWTFKVAHYVPWLLYWWLTQKLFPSSSMVTGNNALCSDKDLVVIKKKMENPRPGLEKVRQQGDHECLHRDMIAGFATWEFDPTELENPFAEGEGSVHVWQGMEDRIIPYEINRYISEKLPWIKYHEVLGYGHLLNAEEEKCKDIIKALLVN from the exons atgatGTTTTCGGTGACGGTTGCGATCCTTGTTTGTCTTATTGGCTACATTTACCGATCATTTAAGCCTCCACCACCGCGAATCTGCGGCCATCCTAACGGTCCTCCGGTTACTTCTCCGAGAATCAAGCTCAGTGATGGAAGATATCTTGCTTATAGAGAATCTGGGGTTGATAGAGACAATGCTAACTACAAGATCATTGTCGTTCATGGCTTCAACAGCTCCAAAGACACTGAATTTCCCATCCCTAAG GATGTAATTGAGGAGCTTGGGATATACTTTGTGTTCTACGATAGAGCAGGATATGGAGAAAGTGATCCACACCCATCACGCACTGTTAAGAGTGAAGCATACGACATTCAAGAACTCGCCGATAAACTCAAGATCGGACCAAAGTTCTATGTTCTTGGTATATCACTAGGTGCTTACTCGGTTTATAGTTGCCTCAAATACATTCCCCACAG ACTAGCTGGAGCAGTCTTAATGGTTCCATTTGTGAACTATTGGTGGACTAAAGTGCCTCAAGAAAAATTGAGTAAAGCGTTGGAGCTAATGCCAAAGAAAGACCAATGGACGTTTAAAGTGGCTCATTATGTTCCGTGGTTGTTATATTGGTGGTTGACCCAAAAACTATTTCCGTCTTCGAGTATGGTCACGGGGAACAATGCGTTATGCAGCGACAAAGATTTGGTCgtcataaagaagaaaatggagaatcCACGCCCTGGCTTG GAAAAAGTTAGACAACAAGGAGACCATGAATGTCTTCACCGGGACATGATAGCCGGATTCGCGACATGGGAATTCGACCCGACTGAATTAGAAAATCCGTTTGCGGAAGGCGAAGGATCGGTCCACGTTTGGCAAGGGATGGAAGACAGAATCATTCCATACGAAATTAATCGATATATATCAGAGAAGCTTCCATGGATTAAGTACCATGAGGTCTTAGGTTATGGACATCTTCTAAACGCCGAGGAGGAGAAATGCAAAGACATTATCAAGGCACTTCTTGTCAACTGA